In the genome of Telluria mixta, the window CCAGGACGACTTCATGCGCATCGCCGAGAACGTGCACCTGGACGGCATCCTGGACCGCATCAAGGTGCCGTTCCTGGTCACCCACGGCGAGAAGGACTCGCAAATCCCGCTGCACTGGGCCGTCCGCACGTACGACCAGCTGGTCAACAGCCCTAAGCGTGAGCTGAAGATCTTCACTGAACGCGAAGGCGGCGTGCAGCACTCGAGTTTCGACAACTCGGCCAATGCCGGCGCGTACATTGCCGACTGGGTCGCCGAAACCCTGGGCGGCCGTACCGCCCTGTAATCCCACGATAGCCTAAAGAGAGAAACACATGAACATCATCGGACCCGACGCGCTGGTCTTCGGCGTGGACGACGTGGCCGCCTGCGCGCAATACCTGACCGACTATGGCCTCACACCGGTCGGCAACGGTCGCTTCGAAGCGCTGGATGGCACCGCAATCGTCCTGGCGCACAAGGACGATCCGGCACTGCCGGCATCGCTCGGCACAGCAAGCATGCTGCGCAAGACCATCTATGGCGTCGCCGACCAGCAGGCGCTCGGCGCCATCGAGGAAGAACTCGGCCGCGACCGCGAGGTACGCACGCTCGCTGACGGCAGCATCGAGGCGGTCGACGACATGGGCTTCGTGCTCGGCTTCCAGGTGACACCACGCCGCCCGCTGGATCTTCCGGCCGAAGCGGTCAACGCGCCGTACGCGCCGGCTGGACGACCGGCCAACGTCATCGGCGTCGACGAGAACGCGCCGGCGCTGCCGCGCACGTTGTCGCACGTCGTGTATTTTGTTCCGGATGCCGTGAAGGCCGAGGCCTTCTACGTGGAGCGGCTGGGATTCCGCTGCACCGACCGCCTCCTGGGCGCGGGGCCTTTCCTGAAACCAGCCGGGACCAGCGACCACCACACGCTGTTCCTGATCCAGACACCGCCGTTCATGAAGGGATGCGAGCACTTCACCTTCCACATGGGCGGCCCGACGGAAGTCATGCAGGCCGGCACCCGCTTCGTGAACAAGGGCTACCAATCGTTCTGGGGGCCAGGCCGCCACAAGATGGGCTCCAACTGGTTCTGGTACTTCAACAGCCCGCTCGGCTGCCACGTTGAGTACGACGCCGACATGGACCTGCATGACGAAATGTGGACGGCGCGCGCTGTGCCGATGAGCGCGGACGCCTCGCAACTGTTCCTGTTCCAGCAGCGCGACAAGTGGGCGCCGGGCGGACCGCCGCCGGGTGCGGCCGGCGCGGGCGAACGGCACTGACGGCACGCTGATGGCCACCCCGGTATTCCTGTGCCGCGACGGTGAACTGGCGGAAGGCGAATCGCGTGGCTTCGATCCCTGGAACGATGGACAAGACACCGTGCTGCTGGTGCGGCACGGGGGCAAAGTCCACGGCTGGCGAGATGCCTGCCCGCACCATGGCGGCACGCCGATGGCCTGGCGCAAGGACGCTTATCTCAACTATGAGCGGGACCGGATCGTGTGTGCCGCCCATGGCGCCCAGTTCGACATCGCAAGCGGCGCCTGCGTGCTCGGCCCTTGCCTGGGCCAGTCGCTGCAACGGGTCGAGCTCATGACGACGACCGAACAACATATATACGTTTGCCCCCAGGGCCAAGAGGAGACATGACATGGCATGCCCAGTCAACAAGGTGCTGATCATCGGCGGCGGCTTTTCCGGCATGGCCGCCGCCATCCAGCTGCGCAAGCGCGGCATTGAGGTCGACCTGGTCGAGATCGACCCGGGCTGGCGCTCCTACGGCGCCGGCATCAGCATGGGCGGCGCCAGCATGCGCGCGCTGAGCCAGCTCGGCGTGATCGACGCCTTCCTCGACGAGGGCGCTGCATCCGACGGCGTCGAGATATTCATCCCGACCGGCCAGAAGGTTGCCGAACTGCCGACTCCGCGCATCGCCGGTCCCGAGGTGCCGGGTAACGGCGCCATCATGCGTCCTGTGCTGGCGCGCATCCTGGCAGACGCCACGCGCGCCTCGGGCGCAAACGTGCGCCTGGGTTGTACCTTTACCTCGATCGATACTGACGCGAGCGGGGTCGAGGTGGCATTCATCGATGGCAGCAAAGGACGCTACGACCTTGTGATCGGCGCCGACGGCCTGTATTCGAAGGTGCGCGAAACCGTCTTTCCGGACTCCCCGAAGCCGGAGTACAGCGGGCAGGGCGTATGGCGCGCTGTGCTTCCGCGCCTGCCGGAAGTGAATGGCACCATGATGTGGATGGGCCCGAAGGTCAAGCCCGGCCTGAATCCGGTATCGCGCGACGAGATGTACCTGTTCGTGACCGAAGACCGCGCTACCAACGATTTCATCGACCCGGCCGAGTTCCTGCCTCGCCTGAAAGCTTTGCTGGCGCCGTTCCCGGCACCCCTCCTGCAGCAAGTGCGCGAGCAGTTGAACGAAAGTTCGCAGGTCATCTTCCGTCCGCTGGAGAGCATGTTCATGCCCAGCCCCTGGTTCAAGGGCAGGGTGGTGCTGATCGGAGACACGGTGCATGCCACTACACCGCACATGGCCTCGGGCGCATGCATCGGCATCGAAGATGCGATCGTGCTGGCCGACGAGTTGGCCGCCGCCGGCAGCGTCGACCAGGCGCTGGACCGCTACCTGGCGCGCCGCTGGGAACGCTGCCGCATGGTTGTGCAGAACTCGGGGCGCCTGGGCGAGATCGAGATCGCCGGCGGCGACAAGGAAGAACACGCGCGCATCATGCGCACGACGCTCGCGGCACTGGCCGCGCCAATTTGAGGAGCTACCGATGACCCGTAAATTTATCGACCTGTCGATCTACCTGGAAAACGAGGTGCTGTCGGATCCGCCTCCGCTGGCGCCGAAGATCACCTACCAAAAGCACACCGACACGCTGCCCGAATTCATGGCCATGATCCCGGGCACCACGGTCGCCGACTACCCGGACGGCG includes:
- a CDS encoding Rieske (2Fe-2S) protein, producing the protein MATPVFLCRDGELAEGESRGFDPWNDGQDTVLLVRHGGKVHGWRDACPHHGGTPMAWRKDAYLNYERDRIVCAAHGAQFDIASGACVLGPCLGQSLQRVELMTTTEQHIYVCPQGQEET
- a CDS encoding VOC family protein; its protein translation is MNIIGPDALVFGVDDVAACAQYLTDYGLTPVGNGRFEALDGTAIVLAHKDDPALPASLGTASMLRKTIYGVADQQALGAIEEELGRDREVRTLADGSIEAVDDMGFVLGFQVTPRRPLDLPAEAVNAPYAPAGRPANVIGVDENAPALPRTLSHVVYFVPDAVKAEAFYVERLGFRCTDRLLGAGPFLKPAGTSDHHTLFLIQTPPFMKGCEHFTFHMGGPTEVMQAGTRFVNKGYQSFWGPGRHKMGSNWFWYFNSPLGCHVEYDADMDLHDEMWTARAVPMSADASQLFLFQQRDKWAPGGPPPGAAGAGERH
- a CDS encoding FAD-dependent oxidoreductase, translated to MACPVNKVLIIGGGFSGMAAAIQLRKRGIEVDLVEIDPGWRSYGAGISMGGASMRALSQLGVIDAFLDEGAASDGVEIFIPTGQKVAELPTPRIAGPEVPGNGAIMRPVLARILADATRASGANVRLGCTFTSIDTDASGVEVAFIDGSKGRYDLVIGADGLYSKVRETVFPDSPKPEYSGQGVWRAVLPRLPEVNGTMMWMGPKVKPGLNPVSRDEMYLFVTEDRATNDFIDPAEFLPRLKALLAPFPAPLLQQVREQLNESSQVIFRPLESMFMPSPWFKGRVVLIGDTVHATTPHMASGACIGIEDAIVLADELAAAGSVDQALDRYLARRWERCRMVVQNSGRLGEIEIAGGDKEEHARIMRTTLAALAAPI